A stretch of Mya arenaria isolate MELC-2E11 chromosome 14, ASM2691426v1 DNA encodes these proteins:
- the LOC128218200 gene encoding testin-like isoform X3 yields the protein MAANQMFYRPTVGPSCSEGVAGSFGERPRCLKCGDRCPGLDMHYWRKICKHCRCGPEDHDLTDEDDRQLSRKPRDPRELSTRIHKLNIDDPAVQSEIVTPENDLVIHRIVSENLRSQQYVSMLPKDKQLFAAQLRRRQLQRQLPLHDLHARFCDSLTEKEGHKFQKFAEKRRNKAAGIGTVGAVPEKPPTRCHRCDLTIDPKSFAMLTSRLGGTACFHTGCFTCATCRELLVDNIYFCRGGDIYCGRHYAELIYPRCSACDEIIFSREYTQAENQSWHVQHFCCWYCDTPLAGLRYIAQQNNPYCVQCFDRLYSKILQRNGVPV from the exons ATGGCGGCAAATCAGATGTTCTACAGACCGACTGTGGGACCG AGTTGCAGCGAGGGGGTGGCCGGAAGTTTCGGGGAGCGACCGCGGTGTCTGAAGTGTGGGGACCGCTGTCCAGGCCTTGATATGCACTACTGGAG AAAAATTTGCAAGCACTGTCGCTGTGGACCAGAGGACCATGACCTTACAGACGAGGACGACCGTCAGTTGTCAAGGAAACCACGTGACCCACGCGAGCTGTCGACAAGAATACACAAGCTAAATATAGACGACCCTGCCGTACAGTCAGAAATTGTAACGCCCGAAAACGATCTCGTTATCCACAGAATAGTCTCAGAAAACCTT CGTTCCCAGCAGTACGTCTCTATGCTTCCAAAAGACAAGCAGCTGTTCGCGGCTCAACTGCGCAGACGCCAGCTGCAGCGCCAACTTCCGCTACACGACCTGCACGCGCGCTTCTGCGACAGTCTTACGGAGAAGGAAGGGCACAAGTTCCAGAAGTTCGCGGAGAAACGGCGGAACAAGGCGGCCGGTATCGGCACCGTTGGGGCCGTCCCGGAAAAACCTCCAACT CGGTGTCATCGATGCGACCTCACAATTGACCCAAAGTCGTTTGCGATGCTGACGTCACGACTGGGCGGAACTGCGTGTTTCCATACGGGCTGTTTCACGTGCGCCACGTGCCGTGAGCTCCTAGTGGACAACATATATTTCTGTCGCGGTGGTGACATTTATTGTGGCCGCCATTACGCCGAGCTTATTTACCCGAGGTGTTCAGCTTGTGATGAG ATCATATTCTCGCGCGAGTACACACAGGCGGAGAACCAGTCTTGGCACGTGCAGCACTTCTGTTGCTGGTACTGCGACACACCCCTGGCGGGCCTCCGATACATCGCCCAACAGAACAACCCATACTGTGTTCAGTGCTTCGATAGGCTGTATAGCAAG ATTCTCCAAAGGAACGGAGTGCCAGTTTAA
- the LOC128218199 gene encoding transcription factor EC-like isoform X4 codes for MSDSGIVIDFASLLNTDDKTPEGSFYELKSTVVPSPKTTEIKNASTPMRANLKLHLMRAQAQEDEKRERQYSQSHKVSHIPSNGIDVPPQASPSQAPDISVPPQVLEVKTKLENPTKYFMMQKQKTQIQSYLSESHNSAPSAVHSMPNYRVVSSADMSMQLQPHCGSAPVDPDSPLSVGMSSTATSMSEVESLLNDLQDLDQVDLNQDDDLKFITPSLVQMSSSTIPSSNDYMFTPISETTTTAQSAPSMLPGQRIMTPPYLTEDDARMWAKERQKKDNHNMIERRRRFNINDRIKELGTLLPKSIDPDLRQNKGSILKASVDYIRKLRRDQDRLRQLEEKQRQTEMQNRKMMLRVQQLELLMKSQGLNTGFHDDSTSISTLVQPNKVTSAHHFTQQQQQQQHHQQHHQQVRVEHELISTDHGLPADFNIDLPTTLNLDDIMDDGASGLSADPMLSSNPVSPNRDEDMDYISQTL; via the exons ATGTCAGATTCAGGTATAGTTATAGACTTTGCCAGCCTTCTAAATACGGATGATAAGACACCGGAAGGCTCATTCTATGAGTTGAAGAGCACAGTTGTGCCCAG TCCAAAGACAACAGAGATAAAAAATGCGTCGACACCAATGCGTGCCAACCTCAAGCTGCACCTCATGCGGGCGCAGGCACAAGAGGATGAGAAGCGTGAACGCCAGTACTCCCAGTCGCACAAGGTGTCGCACATTCCCTCGAATGGCATCGATGTGCCTCCACAGGCCTCACCGTCACAGGCACCTGACATCTCTGTGCCCCCACAAGTCTTGGAG gTGAAAACGAAACTCGAGAACCCAACCAAATACTTCATGATGCAAAAGCAAAAGACCCAGATCCAGTCGTACCTGAGTGAGTCACACAATAGTGCTCCATCGGCGGTCCACTCGATGCCCAACTATCGGGTGGTGTCCAGTGCAGACATGTCAATGCAACTCCAGCCCCACTGCGGGAGTGCTCCTGTTGACCCCGACAGTCCCCTGTCTGTCGGCATGAGCAGCACCGCAACTAGTATGTCAGAG GTTGAGAGCCTGCTGAATGACCTACAGGACCTCGATCAGGTGGACCTGAACCAAGACGATGATCTCAAGTTTATCACACCCTCCCTCGTACAGATGTCTTCATCTACA ATTCCTTCATCCAATGACTATATGTTCACCCCCATCTCAGAAACAACAACCACAGCACAGTCTGCCCCCAGCATGTTGCCGGGGCAACGGATCATGACACCACCCTACCTCACCGAGGACGACGCGAGAATGTGGGCGAAAGAGCGACAGAAGAAAGACAACCATAACATGA TTGAGAGACGTCGGCGGTTTAACATCAATGACAGGATCAAGGAGTTGGGAACTCTCCTGCCCAAGTCTATTGACCC TGACCTCCGTCAGAACAAAGGTTCGATTCTGAAGGCTTCGGTTGACTATATCCGTAAACTCCGGCGGGACCAGGACAGACTTCGCCAGCTGGAGGAAAAACAGAGACAGACTGAAatgcaaaacagaaaaatgaTGCTTCGCGTACAG CAACTGGAGCTGCTGATGAAGTCCCAGGGACTGAACACTGGCTTCCATGACGACTCGACCAGCATTTCCACCCTCGTGCAGCCCAACAAAGTCACCAGTGCTCATCATTTCAcccagcagcaacaacagcaacagcacCATCAACAACATCACCAGCAGGTGAGGGTGGAACATGAGCTGATCTCAACTGACCATGGCCTTCCTGCAGACTTTAACATTGATCTCCCAACCACCTTAAACTTGGATGACATTATGGATGATGGAGCGTCTGGACTTTCAGCTGATCCTATGCTGTCCTCTAATCCCGTCAGTCCCAACCGAGACGAAGACATGGATTACATCAGTCAGACTTTATAG
- the LOC128218199 gene encoding transcription factor EC-like isoform X3, giving the protein MSDSGIVIDFASLLNTDDKTPEGSFYELKSTVVPSPKTTEIKNASTPMRANLKLHLMRAQAQEDEKRERQYSQSHKVSHIPSNGIDVPPQASPSQAPDISVPPQVLEVKTKLENPTKYFMMQKQKTQIQSYLSESHNSAPSAVHSMPNYRVVSSADMSMQLQPHCGSAPVDPDSPLSVGMSSTATSMSEVESLLNDLQDLDQVDLNQDDDLKFITPSLVQMSSSTIPSSNDYMFTPISETTTTAQSAPSMLPGQRIMTPPYLTEDDARMWAKERQKKDNHNMIERRRRFNINDRIKELGTLLPKSIDPSWMFCSDLRQNKGSILKASVDYIRKLRRDQDRLRQLEEKQRQTEMQNRKMMLRVQQLELLMKSQGLNTGFHDDSTSISTLVQPNKVTSAHHFTQQQQQQQHHQQHHQQVRVEHELISTDHGLPADFNIDLPTTLNLDDIMDDGASGLSADPMLSSNPVSPNRDEDMDYISQTL; this is encoded by the exons ATGTCAGATTCAGGTATAGTTATAGACTTTGCCAGCCTTCTAAATACGGATGATAAGACACCGGAAGGCTCATTCTATGAGTTGAAGAGCACAGTTGTGCCCAG TCCAAAGACAACAGAGATAAAAAATGCGTCGACACCAATGCGTGCCAACCTCAAGCTGCACCTCATGCGGGCGCAGGCACAAGAGGATGAGAAGCGTGAACGCCAGTACTCCCAGTCGCACAAGGTGTCGCACATTCCCTCGAATGGCATCGATGTGCCTCCACAGGCCTCACCGTCACAGGCACCTGACATCTCTGTGCCCCCACAAGTCTTGGAG gTGAAAACGAAACTCGAGAACCCAACCAAATACTTCATGATGCAAAAGCAAAAGACCCAGATCCAGTCGTACCTGAGTGAGTCACACAATAGTGCTCCATCGGCGGTCCACTCGATGCCCAACTATCGGGTGGTGTCCAGTGCAGACATGTCAATGCAACTCCAGCCCCACTGCGGGAGTGCTCCTGTTGACCCCGACAGTCCCCTGTCTGTCGGCATGAGCAGCACCGCAACTAGTATGTCAGAG GTTGAGAGCCTGCTGAATGACCTACAGGACCTCGATCAGGTGGACCTGAACCAAGACGATGATCTCAAGTTTATCACACCCTCCCTCGTACAGATGTCTTCATCTACA ATTCCTTCATCCAATGACTATATGTTCACCCCCATCTCAGAAACAACAACCACAGCACAGTCTGCCCCCAGCATGTTGCCGGGGCAACGGATCATGACACCACCCTACCTCACCGAGGACGACGCGAGAATGTGGGCGAAAGAGCGACAGAAGAAAGACAACCATAACATGA TTGAGAGACGTCGGCGGTTTAACATCAATGACAGGATCAAGGAGTTGGGAACTCTCCTGCCCAAGTCTATTGACCC AAGCTGGATGTTTTGCAGTGACCTCCGTCAGAACAAAGGTTCGATTCTGAAGGCTTCGGTTGACTATATCCGTAAACTCCGGCGGGACCAGGACAGACTTCGCCAGCTGGAGGAAAAACAGAGACAGACTGAAatgcaaaacagaaaaatgaTGCTTCGCGTACAG CAACTGGAGCTGCTGATGAAGTCCCAGGGACTGAACACTGGCTTCCATGACGACTCGACCAGCATTTCCACCCTCGTGCAGCCCAACAAAGTCACCAGTGCTCATCATTTCAcccagcagcaacaacagcaacagcacCATCAACAACATCACCAGCAGGTGAGGGTGGAACATGAGCTGATCTCAACTGACCATGGCCTTCCTGCAGACTTTAACATTGATCTCCCAACCACCTTAAACTTGGATGACATTATGGATGATGGAGCGTCTGGACTTTCAGCTGATCCTATGCTGTCCTCTAATCCCGTCAGTCCCAACCGAGACGAAGACATGGATTACATCAGTCAGACTTTATAG
- the LOC128218199 gene encoding transcription factor EC-like isoform X5, whose amino-acid sequence MVYSDLMLDRKVLKFLVCVKEDGKYRRAPKTTEIKNASTPMRANLKLHLMRAQAQEDEKRERQYSQSHKVSHIPSNGIDVPPQASPSQAPDISVPPQVLEVKTKLENPTKYFMMQKQKTQIQSYLSESHNSAPSAVHSMPNYRVVSSADMSMQLQPHCGSAPVDPDSPLSVGMSSTATSMSEVESLLNDLQDLDQVDLNQDDDLKFITPSLVQMSSSTIPSSNDYMFTPISETTTTAQSAPSMLPGQRIMTPPYLTEDDARMWAKERQKKDNHNMIERRRRFNINDRIKELGTLLPKSIDPSWMFCSDLRQNKGSILKASVDYIRKLRRDQDRLRQLEEKQRQTEMQNRKMMLRVQQLELLMKSQGLNTGFHDDSTSISTLVQPNKVTSAHHFTQQQQQQQHHQQHHQQVRVEHELISTDHGLPADFNIDLPTTLNLDDIMDDGASGLSADPMLSSNPVSPNRDEDMDYISQTL is encoded by the exons ATGGTGTATTCTGATCTAATGTTGGACAGAAAAGTTCTGAAATTCCTGGTGTGTGTGAAAGAAGATGGGAAATATAGGAGAGC TCCAAAGACAACAGAGATAAAAAATGCGTCGACACCAATGCGTGCCAACCTCAAGCTGCACCTCATGCGGGCGCAGGCACAAGAGGATGAGAAGCGTGAACGCCAGTACTCCCAGTCGCACAAGGTGTCGCACATTCCCTCGAATGGCATCGATGTGCCTCCACAGGCCTCACCGTCACAGGCACCTGACATCTCTGTGCCCCCACAAGTCTTGGAG gTGAAAACGAAACTCGAGAACCCAACCAAATACTTCATGATGCAAAAGCAAAAGACCCAGATCCAGTCGTACCTGAGTGAGTCACACAATAGTGCTCCATCGGCGGTCCACTCGATGCCCAACTATCGGGTGGTGTCCAGTGCAGACATGTCAATGCAACTCCAGCCCCACTGCGGGAGTGCTCCTGTTGACCCCGACAGTCCCCTGTCTGTCGGCATGAGCAGCACCGCAACTAGTATGTCAGAG GTTGAGAGCCTGCTGAATGACCTACAGGACCTCGATCAGGTGGACCTGAACCAAGACGATGATCTCAAGTTTATCACACCCTCCCTCGTACAGATGTCTTCATCTACA ATTCCTTCATCCAATGACTATATGTTCACCCCCATCTCAGAAACAACAACCACAGCACAGTCTGCCCCCAGCATGTTGCCGGGGCAACGGATCATGACACCACCCTACCTCACCGAGGACGACGCGAGAATGTGGGCGAAAGAGCGACAGAAGAAAGACAACCATAACATGA TTGAGAGACGTCGGCGGTTTAACATCAATGACAGGATCAAGGAGTTGGGAACTCTCCTGCCCAAGTCTATTGACCC AAGCTGGATGTTTTGCAGTGACCTCCGTCAGAACAAAGGTTCGATTCTGAAGGCTTCGGTTGACTATATCCGTAAACTCCGGCGGGACCAGGACAGACTTCGCCAGCTGGAGGAAAAACAGAGACAGACTGAAatgcaaaacagaaaaatgaTGCTTCGCGTACAG CAACTGGAGCTGCTGATGAAGTCCCAGGGACTGAACACTGGCTTCCATGACGACTCGACCAGCATTTCCACCCTCGTGCAGCCCAACAAAGTCACCAGTGCTCATCATTTCAcccagcagcaacaacagcaacagcacCATCAACAACATCACCAGCAGGTGAGGGTGGAACATGAGCTGATCTCAACTGACCATGGCCTTCCTGCAGACTTTAACATTGATCTCCCAACCACCTTAAACTTGGATGACATTATGGATGATGGAGCGTCTGGACTTTCAGCTGATCCTATGCTGTCCTCTAATCCCGTCAGTCCCAACCGAGACGAAGACATGGATTACATCAGTCAGACTTTATAG